The Monodelphis domestica isolate mMonDom1 chromosome 5, mMonDom1.pri, whole genome shotgun sequence DNA segment TGGGGATGCCCACCCAAGGACTTCAGTCCCATGGAGACTTCCCTCTCCTGTTTGTCAGTGGTTTCTCTGCATCCCTAGAGCTGCCATCTCCTGCCTTCATCTCCTATAGTTATCCGAAAAGTTGCTGGatctggaaaatgaaaacatGATGCGGGTGGCGGAGCTGGAAAAGCAGCTGCTCCAGAGGGAGAAGGAGCTAGAGAACATAAAGGTATGGGGGTAAGAGGAGGAGGCAGACGAAAGACCAAGTGTGTCTGTTCTGCCACTCGTTTATGCGGATTCACAGCCAGATCGCAGTAAAGAAATgtatttgtaacatttaaaatattaagatgatccgttccctccctccctcccttccctctttaaaAAAGGCTTCCTTTGACAAGAGGATAGTTGCATAAATCAAGCTGTCTTGCTTGGTTCcctttgtcagttctttctctggaggtagcaTATACACGTCATTCTTCTGTCGCTGTTGGTCCTGTGTGAACTTTTGTAAAGTTGGGAAGTCAATCCTGCTcttttaattagtcaattaatttatttttctgagttatacatgtattattgtatttccatatcattcaaaagcaaatgcccaaataaacaaggggTAAATCACatgctttcttctgcatttctgctcccccagttcttctctggatgtggacagcgtctttctcataagtccctcagagttgtcctggagcattgcatggctgctagtagCAAAGCCTCTCACATTTGTCGTCCCACAATGCATCAGTCTtatgtgtaatgttctcctggttctgcttatttcactctacatccgttcgtggaggttgttcctgCTCTTTCTGAAATGATCCCATTCATCATGCTAGTATTCCagcaccatcagataccacaatttgttcagccattccccaattgatggacgtTCTCCCAGatttcaattctttgctgccaccaaaaaagcagctacaaatatttttgtacacacagccctttcccttttttttagtctttttggGTCTCAGCCGCGGTATTGCTGGATCTGAAGGaatatattgttttatagccctttggccatATCAGTTCTGCTCTTTCAGAGAGTTATGTTTGTTCCCTTTTCATCTCCCTCGCTTCGCTCTCGGCCTTTCCGTTCCCATTTCGGTGGCTTTGAGTGCTGAGCCCCCTGACAGACTTGGGTGGAGCACCTGCCCCCGAGGCATCCCTTGCCCCTCTCCCTACTCTGCACCCTGCCTTTCCCACCAGATTCATTCCGTCTGCCCTGCAGGAGACCTACGAGAACACCAGCCATCAGGTCCACACACTCCGGAGGCTTatcaaggagaaggaggaagcgTTTCAGCACAGGTGCCAGCTCGATCCACACGCCGGGGCCTTGGACTCGTTGGGCAGCGATCACGCCAAGCTGGGCCCTCCTGAGCTCAATGAGACCCTGGGCCTGTCAGACCTGGACCCAGCAGCTCCCCCCTCATTCCCGGAGGAGACCCTGCCCCTCCCCCCGCCGCCAGCTCCACCCCTCCCACCTCCAGCGCCCCCTCTGCCAGGTGAGCAGAGCCTCGCGGTACCCAGGCCAGGagagagggatgaagggaggcCTCGCAGAGTAGAAAAAGCAAGAGTGAGCCGCAGAAAGGGGGCAGGGCGAGAGGACGGGGGAGGGCGTGCAGAAGTCGAAGGCCGAGGCCCCGGGGTCATTGCTTCCGTGCTTTCAGGAGGAGGCTGATGAGCGCGTCGCCCTTATGTCCACAGCTAGAAAGCAGGGGACAAGGCCTCCGCGGGGTGGATAGGGAGCCCGCTCCTTCCCCAGAGTCTTTCAGAGTAGTCCAGGGCCTCCCTGCAGGCGGAAGGAAGAGCCTGAAGGCGGCCGCCATTGCtctgctcttccctctctccctctgccgCGGCTTGAGCCGGGGTGGATAGGGAGCCCGCTCCTTCCCCAGAGTCTCCCAGAGTAGTCCAGGGCCTCCCTGCAGGCGGAAGGAAGAGCCTGAAGGCGGCCGCCATTGCtctgctcttccctctctccctctgccgCGGCTTGAGCCGGGGTGGATAGGGAGCCCGCTCCTTCCCCAGAGTCTTCCAGAGTAGTCCAGGGCCTCCCTGCAGGCGGAAGGAAGAGCCTGAAGGCGGCCGCCATTGCtctgctcttccctctctccctctgccgCGGCTTGCGCCGGGGTGGATAGGGAGCCCGCTCCTTCCCCAGAGTCTCCCAGAGTAGTCCAGGGCCTCGCTGCAGGCGGAAGGAAGAGCCTGAAGGCGGCCGCCATTGCtctgctcttccctctctccctctgccgAGGCTTGCGCCGGGGTGGATAGGGAGCCCGCTCCTTCCCCAGAGTCTCCCAGAGTAGTCCAGGGCCTCGCTGCAGGCGGAAGGAAGAGCCTGAAGGCGGCCGCCATTGCtctgctcttccctctctccctagaCAAGTGTCCTCCGGCCCCCCCTCTCCCTGGAGCCGCTCCCTCGGTGGTCCTGACTGTGGGCCTTTCAGGTAAGAGCCAGCACAGCGTCACGTCGGGGCTGCCGGTCCGTGGGCTCGGGGCTCCGCCGGTCCCCTGCGGGGGCTCTCCGGCCGCTCCTAAAAACGCCTCTTGCTGGTCTTGCTCCATCCCAGCGATCCGAATCAAGAAGCCCATCAAGACCAAGTTCCGCCTGCCCGTGTTTAACTGGACGGCGCTGAAGCCCAACCAGATCAGCGGCACGGTCTTCAGCGAGCTGGACGACGAGAAGATCCTGGAAGTGAGCGGGCCGGGCCGCGGGGCGTCCCCCTGGGGCCGGGGCGGCTCGCGGCCTAACGAGTCCGCCTTGTTTCCGCCAGGACCTGGACCTGGACAAGTTTGAGGAGCTGTTCAAGACCAAAGCCCAGGGCCCCGCCCTCGACCTCGTCTGCTCCAAGAGCAAGACGGCGCAGAAGGCCGCCAGCAAGGTCACCTTGCTCGAGGCCAACCGAGCCAAGAACCTGGCCATAACTCTGCGGAAGGCAGGCCGCTCGGCCGAGGAGATCTGCAGGGCCATCCACACGTAGGCCGCCtttgcttcctctcttcccctccccctccttgtcCCGTCTGAACTcgggctgccccccccccccagcttcccTTGGCCAGGCCCGCCCCCTCCCTGGGCCTCTCCACGTCCAGGGGACTTCCGGCTGGGCCCCGTTTGTGGGCTCCGAGGAGGCCGGAGCAAGGGGTGAGACCATGGAGGGGGTCAAGGGGGGTCAGACGGCCTCCTCTCTGGCCTCAGGTTCGACCTGCAGACGCTGCCGGTGGACTTTGTGGAGTGCCTGATGCGCTTCCTGCCCACGGAGGCCGAGGTGAAGCTCCTGCGCCAGTACGAGCGGGAGCGGCAGCCCCTGGACGAGCTGGCGGCCGAGGACCGCTTCATGCTGCTCTTCAGCAAGGTGGAGCGGCTGACGCAGCGCATGGCCGGCATGGCCTTCCTGGGCAACTTCCAGGACAACCTGCAGATGCTCACCCCGGTGCGGCCCTTCCCCGCCCCGTCTCCCCTCCCCGCCCAGCCTCTCCCGACCCACCCCTGACGGGGCGCCTCTGTCCTTCCTTGCAGCAACTCAACGCCATCATCGCCGCTTCCGCCTCCGTCAAGTCTTCTCAGAGGCTCAAGCAGATGCTCGAGGTAGGCCGGAGGGCGGGGGCCGGGCCGGGCCTCCGGGAAGGTCCGAAGGACCCACCTGAACCTCCCGCCCCCTCCCCGGGGCTCCTTCTTGGCAGATCATCCTCGCGCTGGGCAACTACATGAACAGCAGCAAGAGGGGCGCCGTGTATGGCTTCAAGCTGCAGAGCCTCGACCTGGTGAGGCCCGGGCAGGtgtggggggcaggggaggggaggggcctgGGCGGGTGGGGGTCTCCAGGGGAGGGGCCTGGGCGGGTGGGGGTctccaggggaggggaggggaggggcctgGGCGGGTGGGGGTCTCCAGGGGAGGGGCCTGGGCGGGTGGGGGTctccaggggaggggaggggaggggcctgGGCGGGTGGGGGTCTCCAGGGGAGGGGCCCTGGGCAGGtgtggggggcaggggaggggaggggcctgGGCGGGTGGGGGTCTCGGGGCAGGGGAGGGGCCTGGGCGGGTGGGGGCCCTGGGCGGGTGAGGGTctccaggggaggggaggggcctgGGCAGGTGGGGGTCTCGGGGCAGGGGAGGGGCCTGGGCGGGTGGGGGTCTCGGGGCAGGGGAGGGGCCTGGGCGGGTGGGGGTCTCCAGGGGAGGGGGGCCTCTGGAGCAGGGAAGCTCTTTGCACACCCCCAGTTATGCCCATCCCCACCCGCAGCTGCTGGACACCAAGTCGACGGACCGGAAGCTGACCCTGCTACACTTCATCGCGTTGACCGTGAAGGAGAAGTACCCGGAGCTGGCTGGCTTCTGGCACGAGCTGCACTTTGTGGAGAAGGCCGCCGCAGGTGAGCAGGCCTTGCCCGGGCCGGACAATCCCAGGAAGGGAAGAGGCGGGGCGGGGACACTCGagctcccttttcctttccttctgaggACTTCAAAGCCCTCGGCGGGGCCTGGGCCGGGGCTGCCCAGAGGGAGCCTTCCTCCAGGACGGGCCTGGCCCAGCCCTTCCTCGCTTTGTGCTGTGCTGCTTGGGCTCAGCCCGGGAGGCTCGGGCCGTCTTTGGTGATGTCTGACACGGCTCCAGAGGCTTCCACACGTATTGGGAAGCCGCCTTTCCCGGCCGCCGTCCACAAGGATGGGGCGGGAGAGCCCCTTCCAGAACCTTCTGCAGCCGGAGGGGCCCGAGCAGTCTTCCTGGCAAAGGCCCGGAGGGGGCAGCCCGTTCCCTCCGCAGCTCCCTGCCCTGCTGTTTCTGCCCTGCGGCTCCCAGGGCCATCCCCGGGGGTCAGGCTCCGGGGA contains these protein-coding regions:
- the FMNL3 gene encoding formin-like protein 3 isoform X6; protein product: MGECKPKWVREFLSEENKGLDVLVDYLSFAQCSVMYSTLPGRRALKNSRLVSQKDDVHVCILCLRAIMNYQYGFNLVMSHPHAVNEIALSLNNKNPRTKALVLELLAAVCLVRGGHEIILAAFDNFKEVCKELYRFEKLMEYFRNEDSNIDFMVACMQFINIVVHSVEDMNFRVHLQYEFTKLGLEEFLQKSRHTESEKLQVQIQAYLDNVFDVGGLLEDAETKNVALEKVEELEEHISQLSEKLLDLENENMMRVAELEKQLLQREKELENIKETYENTSHQVHTLRRLIKEKEEAFQHRCQLDPHAGALDSLGSDHAKLGPPELNETLGLSDLDPAAPPSFPEETLPLPPPPAPPLPPPAPPLPDKCPPAPPLPGAAPSVVLTVGLSAIRIKKPIKTKFRLPVFNWTALKPNQISGTVFSELDDEKILEDLDLDKFEELFKTKAQGPALDLVCSKSKTAQKAASKVTLLEANRAKNLAITLRKAGRSAEEICRAIHTFDLQTLPVDFVECLMRFLPTEAEVKLLRQYERERQPLDELAAEDRFMLLFSKVERLTQRMAGMAFLGNFQDNLQMLTPQLNAIIAASASVKSSQRLKQMLEIILALGNYMNSSKRGAVYGFKLQSLDLLLDTKSTDRKLTLLHFIALTVKEKYPELAGFWHELHFVEKAAAVSLENVLLDVKELGRGMELIRRECGLHDNTVLRSFLSANEGKLDKLQRDARTAEEAYNAVVRYFGESPKTTPPSVFFPVFVRFIRSYKEAEQENEARKKQEEVMREKMLAQEAKKLDAKTPSQRNKWQQQELIAELRRRQAKEHRPVYEGKDGTIEDIITVLKSVPFTARTAKRGSRFFCDAAHHDESNC